In Brachionichthys hirsutus isolate HB-005 chromosome 20, CSIRO-AGI_Bhir_v1, whole genome shotgun sequence, the genomic stretch GtattgccatgacaacaacaCAGACATGTTCCAGGTAACACATCAAGGATATCAGAGCAGGACTGGGAGCGTGTTGGGAACGTGCGCCTCCTGCAAAGGCTCCCCGTGCTCACAAAAATAAACCTACGTTTGTCTCCATGAGCAGTTTTCTCCCAAAATATACTGTTATGTAACATTATCAAAGAAACTTCTAGCATTAGCAGATTATTTTTGTACACTGGGTTCATTAAGTACTATGAATAGAGACATGTGGAAAACGTGTGTCTATTTTTATACGTCGAGTTCTGCTCTTAAAATAGTATCAGTATTAGTTTCCAACATGGGGATGGCAAATCTGACTACGGCAATAAAATCCacaattatgtgtgtgtgtgggggggggggggggggggctgaacatTTTTGGTCGTTGTATTTTTACATGAAACAGTACCAACTTTTAACATCTGTTAGGAAGCCGTTTATTTCAGTCAGGCATTGACGTGAGTCGTGAGGTGAGCATTCCTTTGTTCTCTGTCCTGCAGATTGGACGTTCCACAGAGAGTCCCATTGACTTCGTGGTGACGGACACCTCTGGCGGGGGCAAAGAGGGTGAGGACCCCTCCATCGCCCCCAGCACCATCTCACGCTTTGCCTGCAGAGTTGTCTGCGAACGCAACCCCCCGTACACGGCGCGCATCTACGCGGCTGGCTTTGATTCATCCAAAAATATCTTCTTAGGGGTGAGTGGACTTTTAACAAAGAAATTGGAAGTAGTCCCATAATAATCCCGTTGTAATAAATTGCGATCATTTTCGCGATGCGTGTTTTATATACCCTCAGGAGAAAGCAACCAAATGGAAAAATCCTGACGGGCACATGGATGGTTTGACCACCAATGGCGTGCTAGTGATGCACCCAGAGGGGTTCCCGGAGGATCCCAAGCAGGGCCTGTGGCGGGAGATCTCCGTCTGCGGAGACGTCTACGCCCTGCGGGAGACGCGCTCCGGACCCAGCCGGGGGAAACTGGTGAGCCGCCAGACTTTCGGTTTCATGCCGTTtggagaggctttttttttgtttagcgCCCCGTCTGCGTCGATCTCTGCAGGCGGAGGGCGAGAGCAGCGCCCTGCGTGACGGCTCTTTGGTCGACCTCTGCGGCGCCACCCTGCTGTGGCGCACCGGCGAGGGGTTGATGCGCGCTCCCACTCTGCGTCACCTGGAAGCACTTCGCCAGGAGCTCAACGCGTCCCGGCCCCAGTGTCCCGTGGGCCTAAGCACGCTGGCGTTCCCCAGCCTGCCCCGCAGCCACAGGTCGGTCGGATTGAATCTCCTGCCTGCCTTGTGAGGAATACGTTTCCACTTTTGTGAGTTTAACGCCGCTGTTTTCTTACTTCAGCCTCGAAGAGCGTCAGCCCTGGGTATACCTCACTTGCGGCCACGTCCACGGACGCCACGACTGGGGCCAGAGAGCCGAGAGAATGGAGGAGCCCGGAGAGGCCGACGGTTCCACGGCGCGTCGGGAATGCCCCCTGTGCAGGAGCGTGGGGCCCTACGTTCCTCTGTGGCTGGGCTGCGAGCCTGCGGTGTACGTCGACGCCGGAGCTCCCACTCACGGTTACGTGCCATGCGGCCACGTCTGCTCAGAGAGGACAGCCAGGTACTGGGCTGAGACCCCACTCCCACACGGGACACACGCCTTCAGGCCAATCTGCCCCTTCTGCTCCACTGCCCTCAGCTCCCCCGGCTGGACGCGGCTCATCTTCCAGGGTCCCATCGACTAACGGCCACAACTCGGCAGCCGCCTTCACAGTCACAGGAAGAGTCCCGAGCTTCATCCCCGTAGCAACAGATCAGTGTTCTGTCGAGTTAAAACTCGGGCCGCGCGTTCCGCATGTACAgccggtcctcacttaacgaaggaTTCTTtttgatgcgctggcgacacttgcggggtgtaccccgcctctcgcccatagaaaaGCTAGGATCGGCTCCAGctacacccgtgacccgcaaggccgATAAAGAGAACGTGagattgaatgaatgaaggaggCCTTTTAGGTATAGAGCATTTCTACTTCTACTCGCTCACAACTCGGTGCATTCCGCTcgtcgtaacagcgattccttgtcgctGAACACATACTTTTTAAATTTCCGTAAGCCCATTGTAACCGAGTCGTCTTTAAGCGAGTCCGTCGTTACGTGAGGACCATCTGTACTGTGTCACAGACACTCTTAAATGTTGCTACTGAATGTTGAAGAATCCCACCCCTTGTTTATCCTTTGAGCGCTGATTGATATAGTAAGTAAAAGTCTACACAGAGCTGCTTAACTCCCGTTcaaaacaagcacaaacacTCTGCTGACTATAAAGTCTGTCGCCCCACGCAGGCCGAGCCAGTCAGCTTCTCTTTGCGTTGGAGATGACGAGCAGCTTCTGTATTCTGCTGGCCTGCGAGTGTGTTCCACGGACCAGCGTTCTGCATCCTGACCTAAGTCGAGCACATTCTTTCTCACATTTCCATTCCCTTTTAACAGAAATTGTTCGTTTCTGATAtgcacattgttgttgtttttaatgtaaaCACTGTGATACCGCTCTAAACGACACACATCCATTTTTAACTATTTTGTGAAATCTATGCAGAGAGACCCCATTAATACGATCCCTTGTTTAGCATTAGCTTGGAATGAAAACCACTCAACTCTGTTGCACTAGAGGGAAGAATTCATCCAGATCCTGTCCAGGATTATCAAGCTGACCAAGGATATTCAAGGGTGGGGTTGATTCTCGGTCAAATCTCCTTCATAACTCTCCACAGCAATAACAGCACTGGCATGGATAAGCTAAATGTTTAGCCAAGTGTTATGTCAGCAGCCACTTCAAACATGGCTGAAATGGTTTCAGGTTAAAGGTTCAACCAGAGGCGTGTTCGGTGTCTCAGACCAGCGATGTGATTCGACCAAAGCATTGGGTTCTAAAGATGAGAATAAAAATGTGACTCGTTTCCTGTCAGCTGAAACGTGCTGACAGGAAACGAGCTGCAGAAGAACATGAATGAAAATACCCACAACTGTCGTTGCATTCATTTGAACACACCTCTGGTTCCTGATTTATGCTAAACAGGGTCCGTGTttttgtgatgggggggggggggggggggggggtcaagaggTGTGACCTCGTGTAACCTCAAAAGATAACCTTTTCAAAGAAAACTATTTTGTTAGGAAAAGGGGAGGGTTTTATTTGGGGAAAGTGGgatgaattattttaattattttacatgttgagtgtacaaaaacaaaaacaaagcaaaaacagctATTTTTCTAACTGATCACTGGCTTTAGTTaacgcccctccccccccccccctccagtgtaAGCAAGTTCTGTATGTTTCTGAATAGTATTGTGTGGTAGATGTAGGAGCGCTTGTGAGTGGAAACATTTTGCCAACACTGTGTCCAACAAACACACGTTTTccgttaaaaacaaacaagaaacattGCCCAGACAATGAATGTAGCCAAATACTCAGGCTATGTTTAGCCATCCCTGGTGCTCATATTGAATGGTCTATATTGTGATACtatttttgtaaattaatattacGGTGTGTCTTGGTGAACTAGCTAAAAGTCAGATCATTTCAATAATAGCCTCAAGCGTGGACGATGTGTAACTCGTAACACACGCTCACATCAAAATTGTGTGTAGCTTGCATGTGTTGAACGTACACGTACAGTGTGTACTCTATACATACTCCTATTGGAAAACTTTGCACGGTTGAATGGAACCTGTTCATGATGACGCGTTGTCGCCGACCCAGTTGTCTTCCGAGTCTCCGGCTGCACCACTTTGTGTTTCGGTTGTTTTTCCAGAACACGTCTCTAAAGGAAACGATCTAAAGGAAACGATGAAACATAGAAAAACAGCCTAGAATACTTCTCGTGCTCGACACATGTTGTGATGTCGGGATTTAAAACGTTCGAATCCTACGTTGTACTACTATGCTAACAGTTTCCACCAAACTGGTCCACTTCGGAAAGATGTCCGCACTAACGCAGGTTTTCCTCTCGCATTTAGAATTGACCGTGGAACGTTTCAAACGGGCTAAATGTTCTGCTTTCCATTTGAAGTACAAgaccaagtttttttttactcggtGGATCAGCTCAGGATATCAGATTCACCGCTGGCCAGGCCTGAAGAAAGCAGAACATCGTAAGAAGGGGTTAGATGTGAGGCAATCATTGATGCTGTAGCCTGATTACTGAGGGTATATGCAGTAACCACAGTGTCAGTGGCAGCTATAcatgggttttctttttttaaagggtgTCTCAGTCACCCAGGTCACGGAAGATCTCCtctgaataaagtcaactggacttagAAAATAAACTCCTTTAAATTCTGGGCGGAACTGAAGAAACTTcttggaggagagagagaaacatcgTCGAGCTTTTCCTTCAAGTCCCGTTGACTTTATGCAACACGGCGAATCAAAAGGGTCCtagatatgtttgtttttttatagtaATAGTACTGtattaaataattacagtaacatttagttacTTTAGCAGCAAAATAGTTGTATTGTAAAATTTATTTGCCATGAAATCCTGCTAAAATGTCTAAAAGCATATGAAAACATCGCTGCCCTTTACTGAGCACGCCAAATCAAGTGAATCGTGCTTTTACAGATGGTGTATGTTACAACGAACGTAACGCCGTTGGCATGTGGATGGAAGGACATCATTGGCTCCTAGTTTAGACCATTTATTTGaactgatgtttttgttttttagcttttCCTAGTCTTTGTTTTATGCTCTTTGGGCTATATTCaatttccttctctctctttcttagaattctgtttctttgttccaTATACAGTGTGTTAGCGTGGCGTCAGGTTGTTTAAATACCTCCCAATATGATCATTAGCTCTTCTTAACTCCTCCCGGTTATTTTACGTATCACCTTGACCTTCATTCAGGATGGCAAAACC encodes the following:
- the LOC137909133 gene encoding E3 ubiquitin-protein ligase pellino homolog 2 is translated as MNSPKKEGDDDDVPVKDPIRYGELVILGYNGSLPSGDRGRRKSRFALYRRTKANGVKPSAVHILNTPQDSKAVHSRGQHSISFTLSRNQTVVVEYCHDNNTDMFQIGRSTESPIDFVVTDTSGGGKEGEDPSIAPSTISRFACRVVCERNPPYTARIYAAGFDSSKNIFLGEKATKWKNPDGHMDGLTTNGVLVMHPEGFPEDPKQGLWREISVCGDVYALRETRSGPSRGKLAEGESSALRDGSLVDLCGATLLWRTGEGLMRAPTLRHLEALRQELNASRPQCPVGLSTLAFPSLPRSHSLEERQPWVYLTCGHVHGRHDWGQRAERMEEPGEADGSTARRECPLCRSVGPYVPLWLGCEPAVYVDAGAPTHGYVPCGHVCSERTARYWAETPLPHGTHAFRPICPFCSTALSSPGWTRLIFQGPID